One Branchiostoma floridae strain S238N-H82 chromosome 1, Bfl_VNyyK, whole genome shotgun sequence genomic region harbors:
- the LOC118415284 gene encoding tubulin-folding cofactor B-like, producing the protein MTEFSVVTAPVVNVQITSSLSSFGSEKRFDKSLTIGALKMKLELITGCPTAHMDLQVFTKDNKLVATMNNNDALLGSYPVDDGMRIHVVNKDPSVQVGDFEDVSKVEKYEMKDEEYEKKQDSVLAWKKRNKLGRFAEKSEEEQAREEEERKQKERAEEEAAKAITVGSRCEVRTANAPAKRGEVVYVGLTDFKPGWWVGVKYDEPLGKNDGSVAGKKYFECPPKYGGFVKPAFVTVGDFPEEDFGMDDDEM; encoded by the exons ATGACTGAGTTTTCTGTCGTGACAGCGCCCGTCGTCAACGTCCAAATTACCAGCTCCCTGAGCAGCTTCGGCTCAGAGAAACGCTTTGACAAGAGTCTGACCATCGGTGCACTGAAg ATGAAGCTGGAGCTGATCACGGGATGTCCCACCGCACACATGGACCTGCAGGTCTTCACAAAGGACAACAAACTGGTTGCAACTATGAACAACAATGATGCTCTGCTGGGGTCGTATCCTGTGGATGATGGCATGAGAATTCAT GTTGTAAACAAAGATCCATCCGTCCAAGTAGGAGACTTTGAGGATGTTTCTAAAGTGGAGAAGTATGAGATGAAGGATGAGGAGTATGAGAAGAAACAAG ACTCAGTCCTAGCATGGAAGAAGAGAAACAAGCTGGGTAGGTTTGCAGAGAAGAGTGAGGAGGAGCAGGCCCGTGAAGAGGAGGAGAGAAAACAGAAGGAGAGAGCAGAGGAAGAGGCTGCTAAAGCCATCACAGTAGGGTCACGGTGTGAAGTCAGAACGGCTAATGCACCTGCTAAAAGGGGGGAAGTTGTGTATGTAG GCCTGACTGACTTCAAACCTGGCTGGTGGGTGGGAGTCAAGTATGATGAGCCACTAGGAAAGAATGATGgcag TGTGGCtggaaagaaatattttgaatgccCACCAAAATATGGAGGATTTGTCAAGCCTGCTTTTGTCACTGTTGGGGACTTTCCTGAAGAAGACTTTGGAatggatgatgatgagatgtAG
- the LOC118415274 gene encoding leucine-rich repeat protein 1-like, with amino-acid sequence MRLICTVEVNNRLCPSHNLASSKSKGRGGHATLTLGRKPGSDSKEGMVFLMMCTAKDKTGTKYKLKGNVGQIFGRFVQEGKATIRFHQPEHDICISKADPINLKALLSAVKLAHHGQEMSRAQVSTLTPARASQVEPPKTKMTVSKRKDYPLTKSFPSSLLELRINHCTLNRIDTRILGLKHLKLLDMSDNNIRTLPETIGELKCLADLNLSNNQLTELPGKFFQSTLRNSLQSLDLSHNQLSRLPNQLCACVDLVSLKLDSNQLSGLPPSIGLLRKLRFLTATRNHITLLPASFLKLQLETVDLFENPFLEDGPSTLTGNLTFPSLLEISARVVKKHRLHYTEEDLPRTLISYLDVAKRCLCGQLCFENFVRFLARLDLHRLAHTVTAVDSQGRTHAPLEAFLCSEACSAKYRKHPAGFWK; translated from the exons ATGCGCTTGATTTGTACCGTCGAAGTCAACAACCGGCTGTGCCCCTCCCACAACCTTGCGAGCAGTAAAAGCAAGGGCCGTGGGGGCCATGCCACTCTGACTCTGGGGAGGAAGCCTGGGTCGGACAGCAAGGAGGGGATGGTGTTCTTAATGATGTGCACGGCCAAGGACAAGACAGGGACCAAGTATAAG TTGAAGGGAAATGTGGGACAAATCTTTGGCAGGTTTGTACAGGAGGGAAAGGCCACCATCCGCTTCCACCAGCCAGAACATGACATCTGTATCAGCAAG GCAGACCCAATAAACCTGAAGGCCCTGTTGTCAGCGGTGAAGCTGGCTCACCATGGACAGGAGATGTCACGTGCTCAGGTGTCCACCCTCACCCCCGCTAGAGCCTCACAAGTGGAACCTCCCAAAACCAAGATGACTGTGTCCAAACGTAAAGACTACCCACTCACCAAGTCTTTCCCCAGCTCACTCCTTGAACTGAGAATAAACCACTGCACTCTCAACCGCATTGACACCAGAATCTTGGGTCTGAAGCATTTGAAGTTGTTGGACATGAGTGACAACAACATACGGACCCTCCCGGAGACCATTGGTGAACTGAAATGTTTAGCAGATCTGAATCTGTCCAACAACCAGCTGACAGAGTTGCCAGGAAAGTTCTTTCAGTCGACACTGAGAAACTCTCTCCAGTCTCTGGATCTAAGCCACAACCAGCTGAGCCGCCTGCCCAACCAGCTGTGCGCCTGTGTGGATTTGGTGTCCCTAAAGCTGGACAGTAACCAGTTGTCTGGACTACCTCCGTCCATAGGATTGTTGAGGAAGCTGAGATTTCTCACAGCTACACGCAACCATATCACACTACTGCCA GCATCCTTCTTGAAGCTGCAGCTGGAGACAGTGGACCTGTTTGAGAACCCATTCCTGGAGGACGGACCGTCCACACTGACGGGAAACCTGACATTTCCCTCTCTTCTGGAGATCTCTGCCAGGGTTGTCAAAAAGCACAG ACTTCACTATACTGAAGAAGACTTGCCAAGGACTCTGATTAGCTACTTGGATGTAGCGAAAAGGTGCCTGTGTGGACAGCTGTGCTTCGAGAACTTTGTCCGCTTCCTGGCAAGACTGGATCTACACAGACTGGCACATACAGTTACTGCTGTGGACAGCCAAG GACGCACACATGCACCACTGGAGGCTTTCCTATGTTCAGAAGCCTGCAGTGCCAAGTACAGGAAGCATCCAGCAGGCTTCTGGAAGTAA